The following coding sequences are from one Stigmatopora nigra isolate UIUO_SnigA chromosome 10, RoL_Snig_1.1, whole genome shotgun sequence window:
- the LOC144202848 gene encoding aminoacylase-1-like, translated as MLPDKEDCPCGAHMSPAGEEPSVSLFREYLRLKTVHPEPDYDAALRFLDKVALELGLPMKKIEVCPGKVVSIMTWQGTNPNLKSVLLNSHTDVVPVFQEHWKYDAFSAFKDPEGNIYGRGSQDMKCVTIQYIQAVRWLKASGQEFLRTVHLMFVPDEEVGGKDGMETFVRHPDFQKLNIGFALDEGLANPGNAFTVFYGERNPWWITIHCPGSPGHGSRFVENTAAEKLRLIINSFLGFREKEKHRLDTSQCFTLGDVTTVNMTMVKGGVAYNVIPAEMDVSFDLRIPPTVNLQEFEKVIQGWCKEAGDDVTYEFAQKHMNQNITSTQESDPWWSAFSQACREMDIKLEKEIFPAATDSRFIRAVGIPAIGFSPMNQTPILLHDHNEYLNEHVFLKGIDVYKKLIPALANVAVTPSDWGLAGRLHNHN; from the exons ATGCTACCCGACAAAGAAGACTGTCCATGTGGTGCACACATGTCTCCCGCAGGAGAAGAGCCTTCTGTCAGCCTATTCAGAGAATACCTCCGCCTCAAAACAGTCCACCCTGAACCAGACTATG ATGCAGCTCTGAGATTCCTAGACAAAGTTGCATTGGAACTTGGATTGCCCATGAAGAAGAtagag GTATGCCCAGGCAAAGTTGTGTCCATTATGACCTGGCAAGGAACGAATCCCAACCTCAAATCGGTTTTATTGAATTCCCACACAGATGTTGTACCAGTTTTCCAG GAACATTGGAAATATGATGCTTTTAGTGCTTTCAAAGATCCAGAAGGCAACATTTATGGCCGTGGCTCCCAGGACATGAAATGTGTGACGATACA GTACATTCAGGCTGTGAGATGGCTGAAGGCTTCGGGACAAGAATTTTTGCGCACTGTGCACTTAATGTTTGTTCCCG ATGAGGAGGTTGGAGGTAAAGATGGCATGGAAACATTTGTTCGCCACCCAGACTTCCAGAAGTTAAACATTGGCTTTGCCCTGGATGAAG GTCTGGCCAACCCTGGTAATGCCTTCACTGTCTTTTATGGGGAAAGGAATCCCTGGT ggattacCATCCACTGTCCAGGCAGTCCTGGTCATGGCTCGAGGTTTGTGGAGAATACAGCGGCTGAGAAGCTG CGCCTTATCATTAACTCATTCCTGGGTTTTAGAGAGAAGGAGAAACACAG GCTCGACACCAGCCAGTGTTTTACACTTGGTGACGTCACCACAGTCAATATGACAATGGTGAAAGGGGGTGTGGCCTACAATGTAATTCCAGCTGAAATGGATGTCAGCTTTGACCTAAGGATACCGCCAACAGTAAATCTACAG GAATTTGAGAAGGTGATCCAGGGTTGGTGTAAGGAAGCAGGCGATGATGTCACATATGAATTTGCTCAG AAACACATGAACCAAAACATTACATCCACGCAAGAGAGTGATCCCTGGTGGAGTGCCTTCAGCCAAGCCTGCAGAGAAAT GGATATCAAACTGGAAAAAGAGATATTTCCTGCTGCCACAGACAGCCGTTTCATTCGAGCT GTTGGTATTCCAGCCATTGGATTCTCCCCAATGAATCAGACGCCAATCCTGCTGCATGACCACAATGAATATCTGAATGAACACGTCTTCCTGAAAGGCATTGATGTATACAAAAAGCTCATTCCAGCTCTTGCCAACGTAGCTGTCACTCCATCTGACT GGGGACTGGCAGGAAGGTTGCACAATCATAATTAG